One Phaseolus vulgaris cultivar G19833 chromosome 11, P. vulgaris v2.0, whole genome shotgun sequence genomic window carries:
- the LOC137809467 gene encoding putative disease resistance RPP13-like protein 1, protein MHFAFQNDNSKLNYVLKEIGMKIVEKCQRLTLALETIESLLLSKSFVSEWESVLRSNIWDLRIEDSKTIPALLLSYYHPPSHLKRCFAYCALFPKYHKFEKESLILSWMTQNFLQCSQQSESLEEIGEQYFNDLLSRLGVDRPGSVPKTTRHFSTVKMDSVEYDEYRSLCDAKRLRTFLSISTNCGISSWYLYIEILLDSMCSLCHLQVLKLNNCNLLKELPSTLHKLTKLRRLELKLTTLRKAPVLLGKLKNLQVWMDEFKVGKSSDESMDLKNKTHLVELGLEWDLKQNNEDSIKEREVLENLQTSRHLEKLSINGYGGTQFRLWLSDNSLLNVVSLTLKNCKHCQWLPSLGLLTFLKHLEIDGLDGIVRINANFYGNGSFAFASLETLKFTDIKEWEEWKSMTTAAFPTLQGMNIPIATISL, encoded by the exons ATGCATTTTGCATTTCAAAATGATAACTCTAAGTTGAATTATGTGTTGAAAGAGATTGGCATGAAGATAGTAGAAAAGTGTCAACGACTAACTCTGGCTCTTGAAACAATAGAATCTCTTTTACTGTCAAAGTCATTTGTTTCAGAGTGGGAAAGTGTACTAAGAAGCAACATATGGGACTTACGGATTGAAGATAGTAAAACTATCCCCGCTTTGTTGTTGAGCTATTACCATCCTCCTTCTCATCTTAAGAGATGTTTCGCTTATTGTGCGTTATTCCCCAAATACCATAAGTTTGAGAAGGAGAGCTTAATTCTCTCATGGATGACTCAGAATTTCCTACAATGTTCTCAGCAGAGTGAGTCTCTAGAAGAAATAGGTGAACAATACTTCAATGATCTATTATCAAG GTTGGGTGTTGATAGACCAGGAAGCGTACCAAAGACAACTCGTCACTTTTCAACTGTAAAGATGGATTCTGTTGAATATGATGAGTATAGGAGTTTATGTGATGCTAAAAGGCTACGAACATTTCTGTCTATATCTACAAATTGTGGGAT ATCTTCCTGGTACCTTTATATAGAGATACTTCTTGACTCAATGTGTTCACTCTGTCACTTGCAAGTGTTGAAGCTGAACAACTGTAACCTTTTGAAGGAGCTGCCCTCGACTTTGCATAAGCTCACCAAGTTGCGCCGCCTTGAACTTAAGTTAACTACTTTAAGAAAGGCACCAGTGCTTTTAGGAAAGTTGAAGAATCTTCAAGTATGGATGGATGAGTTTAAGGTTGGAAAAAGTAGTGATGAGTCAA TGGATTTGAAGAATAAAACACATCTTGTGGAGTTAGGTTTAGAATGGGATTTGAAGCAGAACAACGAGGATtcaataaaagaaagagaagtacTAGAGAATCTGCAAACTTCCAGACATTTGGAGAAGTTGTCAATTAATGGCTATGGTGGCACACAATTTCGCCTTTGGTTATCGGATAATTCTCTATTGAATGTGGTGTCCTTAACTTTGAAGAACTGTAAACATTGCCAATGGTTGCCTTCCCTTGGACTTTTGACATTTCTCAAGCATTTGGAAATTGACGGCCTTGATGGGATAGTGAGGATAAATGCTAATTTTTACGGGAATGGTTCTTTTGCATTTGCATCCTTGGAAACGTTGAAGTTTACTGATATAAAGGAATGGGAAGAATGGAAATCAATGACGACAGCTGCTTTTCCAACTCTTCAAG GCATGAATATTCCCATTGCTACCATTTCCTTGTAG
- the LOC137809474 gene encoding uncharacterized protein, with translation MEWFHVNRSWMYDRCYIGRGGLKESFVNGVEEFVIKACQQQSYLNEWKLRCPCDKCQCTNIFPIEMVKLHLYKNGFMYDYHVWIHHGEQVPHVNDNDDHVRVSSSDVHVDESEQFVAMQDMVYDALGQHETFEPSNFNNREEPPNEEAQRFYDLLLEANEPLFEGAVDSKLSMCMKLLACKCNWNVPNQCLDFITTMLSDATPIKEGLPKSYYDAKRLVSMLGLKAKRIDCCVKGCMLFYDNEYGKNDGRLLQCKFCHHARYHDPKVGTSKRKPIPLKRMFYFPIIPRLQRLFASMQTSGQMTWHYDNRRPSGVLRHPLDGEAWKHFDQLHPEFAAEPRNIQPGLCSDGFNPYIQASAKPYSCWPVIVTPYNLPPEMCMSRPYMFLSCLIPGPHNPKARIDVYLQPLIDDLKKLRSGVQTYDISRKQNFMMQASLMWTINDFPAYGMLSG, from the coding sequence ATGGAATGGTTTCATGTAAATCGTAGTTGGATGTACGATAGATGCTATATTGGCAGAGGGGGTTTAAAAGAAAGTTTTGTGAATGGGGTTGAAGAGTTTGTCATTAAAGCTTGTCAACAACAGTCTTATTTGAATGAATGGAAGCTTAGATGTCCATGCGATAAATGTCAATGTACaaatatttttccaattgaaatgGTCAAGCTTCACCTCTATAAAAATGGTTTCATGTATGATTATCATGTTTGGATTCATCATGGTGAACAAGTGCCACATGTTAATGACAATGACGATCACGTTCGTGTTTCAAGTAGTGATGTACATGTGGATGAAAGTGAACAATTTGTAGCAATGCAAGACATGGTGTACGATGCTCTTGGGCAACATGAGACATTTGAACCATCTAATTTTAATAACAGAGAGGAGCCTCCCAATGAAGAAGCTCAGAGATTTTATGATCTGTTGTTAGAGGCTAATGAGCCATTGTTTGAAGGGGCTGTAGATTCTAAATTATCAATGTGTATGAAATTGTTAGCTTGCAAGTGTAATTGGAATGTTCCTAACCAATGCTTAGATTTCATCACAACAATGTTGTCGGATGCTACACCAATAAAAGAGGGTTTGCCAAAAAGTTATTATGATGCTAAGAGGTTAGTGTCAATGTTGGGGTTGAAGGCTAAGAGGATAGATTGTTGTGTAAAAGGTTGTATGCTTTTTTATGACAATGAATATGGGAAAAATGATGGACGACTACTACAGTGTAAATTTTGTCATCATGCACGATATCATGACCCAAAAGTTGGAACAAGTAAAAGAAAACCAATTCCTCTAAAAAGAATGTTCTATTTTCCTATAATTCCAAGATTACAAAGATTGTTTGCATCTATGCAAACTTCAGGACAAATGACATGGCACTATGATAATAGAAGACCTTCGGGTGTGCTACGACATCCCTTAGATGGTGAAGCTTGGAAACATTTTGATCAATTACATCCTGAATTTGCCGCTGAGCCACGTAATATACAACCTGGTTTATGCTCTGATGGATTTAATCCATATATTCAAGCATCAGCAAAACCTTACTCTTGTTGGCCAGTAATTGTCACCCCATATAATCTTCCTCCTGAAATGTGCATGTCTAGACCCTATATGTTTTTGAGTTGTCTCATTCCCGGTCCACATAATCCGAAGGCTCGTATCGATGTTTATTTGCAACCACTTATCGATGATCTTAAAAAGTTGCGGAGTGGTGTTCAAACATACGATATTTCAAGGAAGCAAAACTTTATGATGCAAGCAAGTCTAATGTGGACAATTAATGACTTCCCAGCATATGGCATGTTGTCTGGTTAG
- the LOC137809483 gene encoding secreted RxLR effector protein 161-like: protein MAKVPYANAVGSLVYAMMCTRPDISQTVSVVSRYMHNPSKAHWQDVRWILRYLQNTLDVGLTFEQDESLAKNQVFHARTKHIDVRYHFVREILDEGEIVL, encoded by the exons atggcgaaagtcccatatgcaaatgcagttggaagcttggTGTATGCAATGATgtgtacaagaccagatatttcacagactgtgagtgttgttagcaggtacatgcataATCCGAGCAAGGCACATTGGCAAGatgtgagatggattctacggtacctccaaaataccttagatgttggattgacatttgagcaagatgaatcactag caaagaatcaagtttttcatgcacggacgaagcacattgatgttcgctatcactttgtgcgtgagattctcgatGAAGGGGAGATTGTTCTCTAG